The following DNA comes from Marinilactibacillus sp. Marseille-P9653.
CCATTATCTAGAGAAAAACTTAGTCCTGTTCTTGCAGCATATAAAGTGAATAGTACAGAAGAAGGACTGAAAAAAGCTGAAGAAATGCTGGCATACGGTGGTATCGGACACTCAGCTGTTCTTCATTCTCTGGATGAAACAGTGATTGAACAGTTTGAAAGAAGAATGAAAGCTGGCCGTCTGATTGTTAATGCCCCTTCTTCTCAAGGTGCAATTGGAGACATCTATAACGCTTACCTTCCCTCACTCACACTAGGTTGTGGTTCTTATGGTGGAAACTCTGTTTCTACAAACGTGGGGACAACGCATTTGATCAATATCAAAAAACGTGCAAATCGAACCAATAATATGCAGTGGTTCAAATTACCACCTAAGATTTACTTTGAAAAAAATTCTGTCCAGTATTTGTCTAAAATGCCAGATATCAAAAGAGCTTTTATTGTAACAGACCCAATGATGGTTAAATTAGGCTACGTAGATAAAGTTCTTTACAATTTAAGAAAACGTCCTGACTATGTTCACTGCGAAGTGTTTTCTGATGTCGAACCAGATCCTTCTAAAGAAACGGTTCTTCGCGGTGCAGAAGCTATGCGCGCCTTCCAACCCGATGTCGTCATTGCATTAGGTGGAGGATCTCCTATGGACGCTGCTAAAGGCATGTGGCTTTTTTACGAACACCCAGACACTGACTTCAATGGTTTAAAACAAAAATTCCTGGATATTAGAAAACGTGTCTATAAATATCCTAAACTTGGTGAAAAAGCACAATTCGTTGCGATTCCAACAACTTCTGGTACAGGTTCTGAAGTCACTTCTTTTGCAGTCATTACGGACAATGAAAACAATATCAAGTATCCGCTAGCAGATTACGAGCTAACCCCTGATGTGGCGATCATTGACTCACAATTTGTTATGAGTGTTCCAAAAGTTGTAACTGCAGATACTGGAATGGACGTCTTAACGCACGCGATAGAAGCCTATGTATCAAATATGGCAAATGATTATACTGATGGGCTTGCGATTAAAGCAATACAACTTGTGTTCGAATATCTTCCAAAAGCTTACCGTGACGGCAGCGACGAACAAGCTAGAGAAAAAATGCACAACGCTTCTACAATAGCGGGTATGGCTTTTGCCAATGCATTCTTAGGAATCAACCATAGCTTGGCACATAAATTAGGTGCAGCGTTCCATATTGCCCACGGTCGAGCAAATGCGATTTTACTACCACACGTCATCAGTTATAATGCCAAAAAACCGACTAAATTTGTTTCATTCCCTAAATATGAACACTTTATAGCTGACATACGTTACGCTGAGATTTCTAAAGCACTTGGTTTACCTTCATCTACAACAGAAGAAGGTGTCAATAGTTTAATCAATGCGATTTATCAATTAGCTGAACAATTGGCTATCCCTATGAGTATAAAAGAAAACAATGTTGATCAAAAAGCTTTCGATCAATTAGTGGATAGTCTGGCTGAACGGGCTTTTGAAGATCAATGTACAACAGCAAATCCCAAACTGCCTCTTGTGAAAGAATTGGCTGAAGTATACAAACAGGCTTATAACGGTAAATAATATGACAATTTAAAAGACGTGCTTATGATTTCACTCATAGGCACGTCTTTTTTAGTTGATCATTAAGCTTTCTTTTCAGCTTCATCGGAAGAGGTATCTACCTCAACGATATTATTCACTTTAAAATCTACCGGAACGCCATCAGAGGTTTCATCTAGTAAAAATGAACCATTGTTGTAACGATCGCTCACTTTGTAAGCCTTTGGTGTCAGCTCAAAAGTTTTTTGTTTATCTGTAATGATTGTATAAGAATCGTTGTTGTCGTGAACATCTATCATCAAAGTAATCCGGTGCGGATTTTTCTTCAATTCTTTCAGCACATGTAACCCACGCTTAGCTCTTGAAATTGAATCAAAGTCCAATAAGTTCATTTTCTTAACTGCCCCACGTTGGGTAACGAGTAGTACGTTAGATTGTTTCTGGTCACGTTTAAAGACAGTACCTGAGACAATATAATCTTCTTCTTTAAGATCCATTGATTTAACACCGACTGCATTTGCCCCGACAATAGAAACTTCATCTAGACCATACTTCAGACCGAAGCCAAGATTCGTGACTAGGAAAACGTCTCTTGTATCTTGATCATCGATATAATAGACCGCCGTTAATCGATCTGTTTCTGATTTTAACTTGATCCCATTTGCTGATCTCGTACGATACGTTCTTTTCGCCTCATATTCATTCGCAGTCGTTTGTTTAATATAACCTTCTCGGGTAATTAGAACAAATTTGTGCGATTCGTTGAACTCATTCATATGATAGACTGCCAAAACTTTTTCGTCTTGACTCAACGTAATGGATTGGGAAATATGGTGACCTAAATCTTTCCATCTAACATCTGGAAGTTCATGAACGGGTCGGTTGATGACATTTCCTTTTGTTGTGAATATCAGAATTTGCTGTAGCGTCGTTAATTTTTCAGCGAAGACCGGATAGTCGCCTTCTCTCAATCCAATTTCTGAAGGTTCTGACGCACCATAAGATCTTAGACTGGTTCGTTTCAAATACCCTTCTTTAGTTACGGAAACAATCACATCTTCTTCAGCAATTAGAACTTCTGTATCCACATTCAGTTCTTCAATTTTCTCTTCAATAGAAGTCAGACGATCTGAACGATACGTTTTCTGCGTTTCTTTTAATTCTTTTTTCATCACAGCATTTAACTTAGCTTCACTCTCAAGAATTTCTCTATACTGCTTGATGCGTTTCTGTAACTCTGCTTCTTCTTTTTGAAGTTGGGTAATATCTGTATTTGTCAGACGATACAACTGCAAGCTCACAATCGCTTCGGCTTGCGCTTCAGTGAATTCAAATTTCGTACTCAGATTGTTTTTTGCATCTGATTTGTTTTGACTGTTCCTGATTTCTCTAATGACTTCATCAAGAATTGAAATGGCTTTAATCAAACCAGCAACGATATGTTCTCTTTTTTGATCTTTACGAAGTAAAAACTGCGTACGTTTCAAAATGACATCGCGTTTATGATCCAAGTAAGCACTCAGGATTTGTTTTAAGCCTACTTGTTGAGGTCTTCTTTCATCAATGGCAACCATGTTTAAGTTGTAAGAGATTTGAAGATCCGTATTTTTAAATAGGTATGTCAAAATACCTTCTGCATTTGTTTCTTTTTTTAATTCAATAACGATTCTTAAACCGGTACGATCTGACTCATCTCGTACCTCTGCAATTCCTTCGATTTTACGATTGATTCGGATTTCATCCATTTTACGAACCATATTCGCTTTGTTTACTTCGTAAGGAATCTCAGTGATCACAATTTGTTGTTTTCCACCACGAACAGTTTCAATCTCCGTTTTGGATCTAACAACAATTTTGCCTTTACCTGTTTCATACGCTGATGTCAGGCCAGCAACACCTTGGATAATCCCACCTGTTGGAAAATCAGGACCTTTAATGTATTGCATCAAATCTTGTGTCGATGCTTTAGGTTTACCAATTAAGTAGATGGCTGCATCGATGACTTCCCCTACATTATGCGGAGGAATATCGGTTGCATAACCTGCTGAGATTCCTGTAGCTCCATTTACAAGGAGGTTAGGATATTTTGCAGGTAATACAGTCGGTTCGTGTGTTGTATCATCAAAGTTCAGTACAAATTCCACTGTTTCTTTGTCGATATCAGCCAGCAATTCATCTGCGATTTTAGAAAGTCGCGCTTCCGTGTAACGCATAGCTGCTGGTGGATCACCATCCATACTACCGTTATTCCCATGCATTTCTATTAACGGCTCACGCATTTTCCAGTACTGACTTAGTCTTACCATTGCATCATAAACACTACTATCTCCGTGGGGGTGATAGTTACCAATAACATTCCCGACAGTCTTAGCTGATTTTCTAAAGCCTTTATCTTGGGTATTCCCTTCCGAGAACATTGCATAGAGTATTCTACGCTGAACTGGCTTTAGTCCATCTCTAATATCTGGGAGTGCACGCTCTTGGATGATATATTTACTATAACGTCCAAAACGGTCGCCCATAACATCTTCTAATGTCAATTCTTGAATTTCTACTCTTTCTTCTGACATTCAGTTCTTCAAACCTTTCTAGCTGTTAAGAGTTCAGTTCATTCTCTTCCAGTATGTTAGTCGATTCCAGAATACTTCCATCTTCTTCCAAAGAAAATTCCACATTCTCTTCAATCCATTTTCTTCTTGGATCTACTTTGTTACCCATCAAGACGGATACGCGACGTTCTGCTTGTGCAAGATCATCAAGGGTCACTCGAATCAGCGTTCTAGTATCTGGGTCCATAGTGGTCTCCCAAAGCTGATCAGCGTTCATCTCTCCTAAACCTTTATACCGTTGGATAATATAATTTTTACCATAGTTTTTCAATGTGACAGAAAGTTCTTCGTCCGTCCAAGCGTAATCTGTTTTCTCATTTTTCCCTTTACCTTGAGAAACTTTATATAAAGGAGGTAAGGCCAAGTAGATTTTACCTTGCTCAATCAGTGGTTTCATATAGCGATAAAAGAAGGTTAAAAGCAAGACTTGGATATGCGCGCCATCCGTATCCGCATCGGTCATAATAATGATTTTATCGTAGTTACAGTCTTTGATATCAAATTCTGGTCCTACTCCTGCTCCAATCGTATAAATCATTGTACTGATTTCTTCATTTTTCAGAATGTCTTGCATATTCGCTTTTTCAGTGTTGATAACCTTACCTCTAAGGGGTAAAATCGCCTGAAATTTACGGTCTCTTCCTTGTTTAGCTGAACCACCTGCGGAATCACCCTCTACAAGATACAGTTCATTCTTTTTAGCATTTCGTCCTTGTGCCGGTGTTAACTTCCCAGAAAGCAAAGTCTCTCGTTTCTTTTTCTTACCGTTTCTTGATTCTTCTTTGGCTTTTCTGGCAGCTTCACGAGCTTCTCGAGCCTTGATCGCTTTTCTGACAATCTGCTGACTCATTTCGCCATTTTCTGAAAGGTAGAAATTTAATTGCTCAGAAACGACCGTATCACAAGCTGCTCTCGCTTCTGTTGTTCCTAACTTACTCTTAGTCTGACCTTCGAACTGTAAGATGTTTTCAGGGATTCGAACAGAAATAATAATCGCGATGCCTTCCCTTACATCTGTCCCTTCAAGATTTTTCTCTTTTTCTTTCAAAAGTCCTGTTCGACGGGCATATTCATTGAAAGTCTTTGTAATTGCCGCTTTCGTTCCGATTTCATGCGTTCCGCCATCTCTTGTTCGAACATTATTGACAAAACTTAAGACACTTTCTGAGTATCCATCATTGTATTGGAAAGCACACTCAACTTCAATCTGGTTATTTTCGCCTTCAAAATAAGCAATCGGTGTCAATGTATCTTTTTCTTCATTGATATAATGAACAAATTCCTTAATACCTTCTTCGTAATGGAAAGTATCCTCATGACCATCTCTTTCGTCTGTTAGCGTAATTTTTAACCCTTTTAAAAGAAAGGCAGATTCTCTTAAGCGTTCTGATAACAAACTGTAAGAGTAATCAACAGTCGAAAAGATCGCTGTATCTGGTTTGAAATGAATTGTCGTACCATTTTTTCTTTTAGCAACTTTCTCTTGTTTCAGTTTTCCAACAGGTCTTCCACCCTTTTCAAATCTTTGAGTGTATAAGGTACCTTCACGTACGACTTCTACAATCAGCCATTCTGATAGTGCATTAACAACAGAAGCACCAACACCGTGGAGTCCTCCTGAGGTTTTATAGCCACCTTCTTGACCGAATTTACCGCCTGCGTGTAGCACGGTAAAGATAACTTGGATCGTTGGTATGCCGGAAGCGTGCATGCCCACTGGCATCCCTCTACCGTCGTCTGAGACAGAGATACTACCGTCTTTGTTGATTTTAACGGATATTTCAGTCCCGAATCCAGCTAGTACCTCATCAACCGAGTTGTCTACAATCTCATAGACAAGGTGATGTAACCCTCTTGAATCCGTTGACCCAATATACATACCAGGTCTTTTTCTAACTGCATCTAATCCTTCTAATACCTGGATCGATGCATCATCATATTGTGGTTTTTTAGCCAATTCTAGCCACTCCTTATATTTCTATTCTTCAAATATATTTGAAGAAGCTACTGATCTAATTACAAGAAAATAGGAAAATTTCCCATTCTGTTTCAAGCAAGCATATTTATCTTACCATAAAGTCAGCGTTTTTGTGAAGAACATATGTGCCGAATACATCCTTTTTAGCTTTAAAAGTGAATCTTTCTTTCAAATCAGTTTCTAACTTTATATTTTTTTAAGCAAATAATCAATATGCAGATTACGATAAAATTTCTTTTTCCTTTATTCTGATACGTGGTATGATAGACAAAGATATAAATTGGTTAGTTAAGGAGTGAAGACCTTGATAGAAACACTTATGTTTCTCTTGGCATATTTACTGGGATCAATTCCTTCAGGTGTATGGATCGGTAAACTATTTTTTAAAACAGATATTCGTGAACATGGGAGCGGGAATTCAGGAACAACCAATACATATAGAGTTCTTGGAGCAACCGCCGGTACAATCGTTTTAGTGATGGACATTCTAAAAGGAACCATTGCGGCTTTATTGCCACTATGGCTAGGGAGTAATGTCCACCCTATGGTCGTTGGTTTGTTTGCTGTAATCGGGCACG
Coding sequences within:
- the adhE gene encoding bifunctional acetaldehyde-CoA/alcohol dehydrogenase, with amino-acid sequence MVQLVSVKQTEMPTPTVESTIDVLVDNAQQALLSLSQLDQEQINEIVKQMALAGLNNHMSLAKMAIEETQRGVYEDKIIKNLFATEYVYHSIKNDRTIGIIEENKHEGTVSIAEPIGVIAGVTPVTNPTSTTMFKSLISIKTGNPIIFAFHPSAQRSSVAAAKTVYEAAVKAGAPEHCIQWVTTPSVEATQTLMKHNGVATILATGGPGMVKSAYSSGKPALGVGAGNVPCYIEKTANIKRSVNDLILSKTFDNGMICASEQAVIIDKEIYREVKALMTENSCYFLSSEERQKIETFMVTEDGGLNAVVVGRSAYDIAKLAGVSVPEDTKILIAELQGVGKKYPLSREKLSPVLAAYKVNSTEEGLKKAEEMLAYGGIGHSAVLHSLDETVIEQFERRMKAGRLIVNAPSSQGAIGDIYNAYLPSLTLGCGSYGGNSVSTNVGTTHLINIKKRANRTNNMQWFKLPPKIYFEKNSVQYLSKMPDIKRAFIVTDPMMVKLGYVDKVLYNLRKRPDYVHCEVFSDVEPDPSKETVLRGAEAMRAFQPDVVIALGGGSPMDAAKGMWLFYEHPDTDFNGLKQKFLDIRKRVYKYPKLGEKAQFVAIPTTSGTGSEVTSFAVITDNENNIKYPLADYELTPDVAIIDSQFVMSVPKVVTADTGMDVLTHAIEAYVSNMANDYTDGLAIKAIQLVFEYLPKAYRDGSDEQAREKMHNASTIAGMAFANAFLGINHSLAHKLGAAFHIAHGRANAILLPHVISYNAKKPTKFVSFPKYEHFIADIRYAEISKALGLPSSTTEEGVNSLINAIYQLAEQLAIPMSIKENNVDQKAFDQLVDSLAERAFEDQCTTANPKLPLVKELAEVYKQAYNGK
- the parC gene encoding DNA topoisomerase IV subunit A, yielding MSEERVEIQELTLEDVMGDRFGRYSKYIIQERALPDIRDGLKPVQRRILYAMFSEGNTQDKGFRKSAKTVGNVIGNYHPHGDSSVYDAMVRLSQYWKMREPLIEMHGNNGSMDGDPPAAMRYTEARLSKIADELLADIDKETVEFVLNFDDTTHEPTVLPAKYPNLLVNGATGISAGYATDIPPHNVGEVIDAAIYLIGKPKASTQDLMQYIKGPDFPTGGIIQGVAGLTSAYETGKGKIVVRSKTEIETVRGGKQQIVITEIPYEVNKANMVRKMDEIRINRKIEGIAEVRDESDRTGLRIVIELKKETNAEGILTYLFKNTDLQISYNLNMVAIDERRPQQVGLKQILSAYLDHKRDVILKRTQFLLRKDQKREHIVAGLIKAISILDEVIREIRNSQNKSDAKNNLSTKFEFTEAQAEAIVSLQLYRLTNTDITQLQKEEAELQKRIKQYREILESEAKLNAVMKKELKETQKTYRSDRLTSIEEKIEELNVDTEVLIAEEDVIVSVTKEGYLKRTSLRSYGASEPSEIGLREGDYPVFAEKLTTLQQILIFTTKGNVINRPVHELPDVRWKDLGHHISQSITLSQDEKVLAVYHMNEFNESHKFVLITREGYIKQTTANEYEAKRTYRTRSANGIKLKSETDRLTAVYYIDDQDTRDVFLVTNLGFGLKYGLDEVSIVGANAVGVKSMDLKEEDYIVSGTVFKRDQKQSNVLLVTQRGAVKKMNLLDFDSISRAKRGLHVLKELKKNPHRITLMIDVHDNNDSYTIITDKQKTFELTPKAYKVSDRYNNGSFLLDETSDGVPVDFKVNNIVEVDTSSDEAEKKA
- the parE gene encoding DNA topoisomerase IV subunit B, producing MAKKPQYDDASIQVLEGLDAVRKRPGMYIGSTDSRGLHHLVYEIVDNSVDEVLAGFGTEISVKINKDGSISVSDDGRGMPVGMHASGIPTIQVIFTVLHAGGKFGQEGGYKTSGGLHGVGASVVNALSEWLIVEVVREGTLYTQRFEKGGRPVGKLKQEKVAKRKNGTTIHFKPDTAIFSTVDYSYSLLSERLRESAFLLKGLKITLTDERDGHEDTFHYEEGIKEFVHYINEEKDTLTPIAYFEGENNQIEVECAFQYNDGYSESVLSFVNNVRTRDGGTHEIGTKAAITKTFNEYARRTGLLKEKEKNLEGTDVREGIAIIISVRIPENILQFEGQTKSKLGTTEARAACDTVVSEQLNFYLSENGEMSQQIVRKAIKAREAREAARKAKEESRNGKKKKRETLLSGKLTPAQGRNAKKNELYLVEGDSAGGSAKQGRDRKFQAILPLRGKVINTEKANMQDILKNEEISTMIYTIGAGVGPEFDIKDCNYDKIIIMTDADTDGAHIQVLLLTFFYRYMKPLIEQGKIYLALPPLYKVSQGKGKNEKTDYAWTDEELSVTLKNYGKNYIIQRYKGLGEMNADQLWETTMDPDTRTLIRVTLDDLAQAERRVSVLMGNKVDPRRKWIEENVEFSLEEDGSILESTNILEENELNS